Proteins found in one Vespula pensylvanica isolate Volc-1 chromosome 10, ASM1446617v1, whole genome shotgun sequence genomic segment:
- the LOC122632493 gene encoding OTU domain-containing protein 5-A isoform X2 — MTNCYIQSILLSSVTFKTKKATVDRREEKHFEDSSGPSHGKRHRQRASPHSSCIGRSSRSKRERERDRGRERERERDRERQATPPAASCSGLQGSDGAVISNNRMSIVGSASNLDELANGYNSGDEYTGRTGNNLTLAEWQERDKWFEKRMRKMGYIVKKMGEDGACLFRAVADQVYGDQEMHGIVRKHCMDYIASNQEFFSHFVAEDFTTYVDRKRQEYVHGNHIEMQAMSEMYNRSIQLFCYSTEPINIFHTMVKSDNEPIRLSYQRGSHYNSIVDPYKATIGVGLGLPSFNPGSADRELISDAVRQSEELHIEQTMLEDKIKATDWEATNEAIEEQVARESYLQWLRDNEMRKARSASSSSTSTVTSAQHSHAHFHSHGNRGQQRSHTSSPTTTQTSQDTMRNSPKVPDTVWYKRSPQHQSPQGSNITHLPPSDFETKIMPQEPVPGSSKEAHTSPDISLFNRLPPEVFGLTDWEDSDVLSQVLATSQQEYLDTLKQSRTSANDIIPESNNS, encoded by the exons ATGACAAATTGCTACATTCAATCTATTCTATTATCCTCAGTTACATTTAAAACCAAAAAA gCAACGGTAGATCGGCGAGAAGAAAAGCACTTTGAAGATTCTAGTGGACCAAGCCATGGCAAACGTCATCGACAAAGAGCTAGTCCTCATAG CAGCTGCATTGGAAGAAGTTCACGTTccaagagagaacgagaaagggatagaggacgagaaagagaaagagaaagagacagggagagGCAAGCAACCCCACCTGCAGCCTCATGTAGTGGTTTGCAAG GTTCAGATGGTGCAGTTATAAGCAACAACCGTATGAGTATTGTAGGTAGTGCATCAAATTTAGATGAACTTGCAAATGGTTACAATAGCGGAGACGAATATACAGGACGCACTGGAAATAATCTTACATTAGCGGAATGGCAAGAG CGTGATAAATGGTTTGAAAAACGTATGCGGAAAATGGGatatatcgtgaaaaaaatGGGAGAAGATGGCGCATGCTTGTTCAGAGCAGTTGCGGATCAAGTTTATGGCGATCAAGAGATGCATGGAATCGTACGAAAACATTGCATGGATTATATC GCTTCCAACCaagaattcttttctcattttgtaGCTGAGGATTTTACTACATATGTGGATAGAAAAAGGCAGGAATATGTGCATGGAAACCATATAGAAATGCAAGCTATGTCTGAAATGTATAATCGTAGTATACAACTGTTTTGTTATAGCACTG aacccattaatattttccataCAATGGTAAAAAGTGACAATGAACCTATACGATTGTCGTATCAACGTGGCAGTCATTATAACAGTATAGTAGATCCATATAAAGCTACTATTGGTGTTGGGTTGGGCTTACCATCATTCAATCCCGGTTCCGCAGATCGTGAACTTATATCGGACGCGGTACGACAAAGTGAAGAATTACATATTGAACAG ACAATGCttgaagataaaataaaagctaCTGATTGGGAAGCAACCAACGAAGCAATAGAAGAACAAGTTGCTAGAGAAAGTTATTTACAATGGTTACGAGACAATGAAATGCGTAAAGCC cGATCAGCAAGTAGCAGCAGTACAAGTACGGTTACAAGTGCACAACATAGCCATGCACATTTTCATTCCCATGGAAATCGCGGACAACAACGCAGTCATACTTCTTCTCCGACCACCACTCAAACTAGCCAAGATACTATGCGCAATTCTCCAAAG GTCCCAGATACTGTATGGTATAAGAGGTCTCCACAGCATCAATCTCCTCAAGGTTCTAATATAACTCATCTTCCACCATCAGACTTTGAAACAAAGATAATGCCACAAGAACCTGTACCAGGAAGTAGTAAGGAAGCACATACATCGCCTGATATTTCACTGTTCAATCGTCTTCCTCCGGAAGTATTtg GTTTGACAGACTGGGAAGATAGCGATGTTCTTTCGCAAGTATTAGCGACATCACAGCAAGAATATTTGGATACTTTGAAGCAATCACGTACATCTGCAAATGACATCATACCCGAATCTAATAATAGTTAA
- the LOC122632493 gene encoding OTU domain-containing protein 5-B isoform X1 has translation MTILSKKKTNASKDRREGSNNSEVDVHGVQNEHNSASIALPNTPYQVRGANGFAVDLHAVQGDHGSGPIVLTSGSYEATVDRREEKHFEDSSGPSHGKRHRQRASPHSSCIGRSSRSKRERERDRGRERERERDRERQATPPAASCSGLQGSDGAVISNNRMSIVGSASNLDELANGYNSGDEYTGRTGNNLTLAEWQERDKWFEKRMRKMGYIVKKMGEDGACLFRAVADQVYGDQEMHGIVRKHCMDYIASNQEFFSHFVAEDFTTYVDRKRQEYVHGNHIEMQAMSEMYNRSIQLFCYSTEPINIFHTMVKSDNEPIRLSYQRGSHYNSIVDPYKATIGVGLGLPSFNPGSADRELISDAVRQSEELHIEQTMLEDKIKATDWEATNEAIEEQVARESYLQWLRDNEMRKARSASSSSTSTVTSAQHSHAHFHSHGNRGQQRSHTSSPTTTQTSQDTMRNSPKVPDTVWYKRSPQHQSPQGSNITHLPPSDFETKIMPQEPVPGSSKEAHTSPDISLFNRLPPEVFGLTDWEDSDVLSQVLATSQQEYLDTLKQSRTSANDIIPESNNS, from the exons ATGacaattttatcgaagaagaaaacgaatgcATCAAAAGACAGACGTGAGGGAAGTAATAATTCGGAAGTCGACGTTCATGGTGTACAAAACGAACATAATTCTGCCTCTATTGCTCTACCAAACACACCATATCAG gTGCGTGGAGCTAATGGATTTGCTGTTGATCTTCATGCCGTACAAGGTGATCATGGTTCTGGCCCAATCGTTCTTACCAGTGGCTCATATGAG gCAACGGTAGATCGGCGAGAAGAAAAGCACTTTGAAGATTCTAGTGGACCAAGCCATGGCAAACGTCATCGACAAAGAGCTAGTCCTCATAG CAGCTGCATTGGAAGAAGTTCACGTTccaagagagaacgagaaagggatagaggacgagaaagagaaagagaaagagacagggagagGCAAGCAACCCCACCTGCAGCCTCATGTAGTGGTTTGCAAG GTTCAGATGGTGCAGTTATAAGCAACAACCGTATGAGTATTGTAGGTAGTGCATCAAATTTAGATGAACTTGCAAATGGTTACAATAGCGGAGACGAATATACAGGACGCACTGGAAATAATCTTACATTAGCGGAATGGCAAGAG CGTGATAAATGGTTTGAAAAACGTATGCGGAAAATGGGatatatcgtgaaaaaaatGGGAGAAGATGGCGCATGCTTGTTCAGAGCAGTTGCGGATCAAGTTTATGGCGATCAAGAGATGCATGGAATCGTACGAAAACATTGCATGGATTATATC GCTTCCAACCaagaattcttttctcattttgtaGCTGAGGATTTTACTACATATGTGGATAGAAAAAGGCAGGAATATGTGCATGGAAACCATATAGAAATGCAAGCTATGTCTGAAATGTATAATCGTAGTATACAACTGTTTTGTTATAGCACTG aacccattaatattttccataCAATGGTAAAAAGTGACAATGAACCTATACGATTGTCGTATCAACGTGGCAGTCATTATAACAGTATAGTAGATCCATATAAAGCTACTATTGGTGTTGGGTTGGGCTTACCATCATTCAATCCCGGTTCCGCAGATCGTGAACTTATATCGGACGCGGTACGACAAAGTGAAGAATTACATATTGAACAG ACAATGCttgaagataaaataaaagctaCTGATTGGGAAGCAACCAACGAAGCAATAGAAGAACAAGTTGCTAGAGAAAGTTATTTACAATGGTTACGAGACAATGAAATGCGTAAAGCC cGATCAGCAAGTAGCAGCAGTACAAGTACGGTTACAAGTGCACAACATAGCCATGCACATTTTCATTCCCATGGAAATCGCGGACAACAACGCAGTCATACTTCTTCTCCGACCACCACTCAAACTAGCCAAGATACTATGCGCAATTCTCCAAAG GTCCCAGATACTGTATGGTATAAGAGGTCTCCACAGCATCAATCTCCTCAAGGTTCTAATATAACTCATCTTCCACCATCAGACTTTGAAACAAAGATAATGCCACAAGAACCTGTACCAGGAAGTAGTAAGGAAGCACATACATCGCCTGATATTTCACTGTTCAATCGTCTTCCTCCGGAAGTATTtg GTTTGACAGACTGGGAAGATAGCGATGTTCTTTCGCAAGTATTAGCGACATCACAGCAAGAATATTTGGATACTTTGAAGCAATCACGTACATCTGCAAATGACATCATACCCGAATCTAATAATAGTTAA